The Neomonachus schauinslandi chromosome 11, ASM220157v2, whole genome shotgun sequence genome contains a region encoding:
- the TSSC4 gene encoding protein TSSC4 isoform X1, producing the protein MSEAGAGEALEAERGTEDDALPSDAVSLSDSDSDFSLPAGAEMEALSPGVLPGEAQGDSDPDESPLPPRGLPTASVQPFHLRGTSSTFSRRSHNIFDCLEGAARQVVPSVAQTGPGDDGGFLRPPAPSSQPPGEGPGRAGQSPAPPKLPPVPDYVAHPERWTKYSLENVAEVSEQSNRAAALAFLGSPSLAAPSDYMPSFNQDPSSCGEGRVVFTKPARAGEARPERKRALRKAGEPGRAAPGNLGAAGGEGPVELAHLARPGSPEAEEWSSPLGGLQEVGVLQAAAHTGSAARPPVVETVGFHGSRKRNRDHFRNRNSSHEAPGAEI; encoded by the coding sequence ATGTctgaggcaggggcaggagaggcCCTGGAAGCCGAGCGAGGGACAGAGGACGACGCTCTGCCTTCTGACGCCGTCTCTCTCAGCGACTCAGACTCCGATTTCAGCCTGCCTGCCGGTGCTGAGATGGAAGCCCTGTCCCCAGGGGTGCTGCCTGGGGAGGCCCAGGGGGACTCAGACCCTGATGAGTCTCCTTTGCCTCCGAGGGGCCTCCCCACGGCCTCAGTGCAGCCGTTCCACCTGAGGGGCACGAGCTCCACCTTCTCCCGGCGTAGCCACAACATCTTTGACTGCCTGGAGGGTGCAGCCAGGCAGGTTGTGCCCTCTGTGGCCCAGACGGGCCCGGGTGACGACGGGGGCTTCCTTCGGCCACCGGCACCCTCAAGCCAGCCTCCAGGAGAGGGCCCAGGCAGGGCTGGTCAGAGCCCTGCCCCCCCGAAGTTGCCCCCCGTCCCTGACTACGTGGCCCACCCTGAGCGCTGGACCAAGTACAGCCTGGAAAACGTGGCCGAGGTCAGCGAGCAGAGCAACCGGGCCGCTGCTCTGGCCTTCCTGGGCTCCCCGAGCCTGGCTGCCCCCAGTGACTACATGCCCTCTTTCAACCAGGATCCCTCCAGCTGTGGGGAGGGAAGAGTCGTCTTCACCAAACCCGCCCGAGCTGGCGAGGCCAGGCCTGAGAGGAAGAGGGCCCTAAGGAAGGCTGGAGAGCCGGGCAGGGCTGCACCTGGGAACCTGGGTGCCGCAGGGGGCGAGGGCCCTGTGGAGCTGGCCCACCTGGCCAGGCCTGGGAGCCCGGAGGCTGAGGAGTGGAGCAGCCCCCTCGGGGGCCTTCAGGAAGTGGGTGTGCTGCAGGCCGCTGCCCACACTGGGTCAGCAGCAAGGCCCCCGGTGGTGGAGACTGTTGGCTTCCATGGCAGCAGGAAACGGAACAGAGACCATTTCCGGAACAGGAACAGCAGCCATGAGGCCCCAGGTGCCGAGATCTAA
- the TSSC4 gene encoding protein TSSC4 isoform X2: MSEAGAGEALEAERGTEDDALPSDAVSLSDSDSDFSLPAGAEMEALSPGVLPGEAQGDSDPDESPLPPRGLPTASVQPFHLRGTSSTFSRRSHNIFDCLAAPSSQPPGEGPGRAGQSPAPPKLPPVPDYVAHPERWTKYSLENVAEVSEQSNRAAALAFLGSPSLAAPSDYMPSFNQDPSSCGEGRVVFTKPARAGEARPERKRALRKAGEPGRAAPGNLGAAGGEGPVELAHLARPGSPEAEEWSSPLGGLQEVGVLQAAAHTGSAARPPVVETVGFHGSRKRNRDHFRNRNSSHEAPGAEI; this comes from the exons ATGTctgaggcaggggcaggagaggcCCTGGAAGCCGAGCGAGGGACAGAGGACGACGCTCTGCCTTCTGACGCCGTCTCTCTCAGCGACTCAGACTCCGATTTCAGCCTGCCTGCCGGTGCTGAGATGGAAGCCCTGTCCCCAGGGGTGCTGCCTGGGGAGGCCCAGGGGGACTCAGACCCTGATGAGTCTCCTTTGCCTCCGAGGGGCCTCCCCACGGCCTCAGTGCAGCCGTTCCACCTGAGGGGCACGAGCTCCACCTTCTCCCGGCGTAGCCACAACATCTTTGACTGCCTGG CGGCACCCTCAAGCCAGCCTCCAGGAGAGGGCCCAGGCAGGGCTGGTCAGAGCCCTGCCCCCCCGAAGTTGCCCCCCGTCCCTGACTACGTGGCCCACCCTGAGCGCTGGACCAAGTACAGCCTGGAAAACGTGGCCGAGGTCAGCGAGCAGAGCAACCGGGCCGCTGCTCTGGCCTTCCTGGGCTCCCCGAGCCTGGCTGCCCCCAGTGACTACATGCCCTCTTTCAACCAGGATCCCTCCAGCTGTGGGGAGGGAAGAGTCGTCTTCACCAAACCCGCCCGAGCTGGCGAGGCCAGGCCTGAGAGGAAGAGGGCCCTAAGGAAGGCTGGAGAGCCGGGCAGGGCTGCACCTGGGAACCTGGGTGCCGCAGGGGGCGAGGGCCCTGTGGAGCTGGCCCACCTGGCCAGGCCTGGGAGCCCGGAGGCTGAGGAGTGGAGCAGCCCCCTCGGGGGCCTTCAGGAAGTGGGTGTGCTGCAGGCCGCTGCCCACACTGGGTCAGCAGCAAGGCCCCCGGTGGTGGAGACTGTTGGCTTCCATGGCAGCAGGAAACGGAACAGAGACCATTTCCGGAACAGGAACAGCAGCCATGAGGCCCCAGGTGCCGAGATCTAA
- the CD81 gene encoding CD81 antigen — protein MQPVERGVEGCTKCIKYLLFVFNFVFWLAGGVILGVALWLRHDPQTTNLLYLELGDRPAPNTFYVGIYILIAVGAVMMFVGFLGCYGAIQESQCLLGTFFTCLVILFACEVAAGIWGFVNKDQIAKDVKQFYDQALQQAVVDDDANNAKAVVKTFHETLNCCGSSTLSALTTSILKNNLCPSGSTVISNLFKEDCHQKIDDLFSGKLYLIGIAAIVVAVIMIFEMILSMVLCCGIRNSSVY, from the exons ATGCAGCCTGTGGAACG GGGGGTGGAGGGCTGCACCAAGTGCATCAAGTACCTGCTCTTCGTCTTCAATTTCGTCTTCTGG TTGGCCGGAGGCGTGATCCTGGGTGTGGCCCTGTGGCTGCGCCATGACCCACAGACCACCAATCTCCTCTATCTGGAGCTCGGAGACAGGCCTGCGCCCAACACCTTCTACGTGG GCATCTACATCCTCATCGCCGTGGGTGCCGTGATGATGTTTGTGGGGTTTCTGGGCTGCTACGGGGCCATCCAGGAGTCCCAGTGCCTGCTGGGGACG TTCTTCACCTGCCTCGTCATCCTCTTTGCCTGTGAAGTAGCTGCCGGCATCTGGGGCTTTGTCAACAAAGACCAG atcGCCAAGGACGTGAAGCAGTTCTACGACCAGGCTTTGCAGCAGGCTGTGGTGGACGATGATGCCAACAATGCCAAGGCCGTAGTGAAGACCTTCCATGAGACG CTCAACTGCTGTGGCTCCAGCACGCTGTCCGCGCTGACCACCTCCATCCTCAAGAACAACCTGTGTCCCTCGGGCAGCACTGTCATCAGCAACTTGTTCAAG gaggACTGCCACCAGAAGATCGATGACCTCTTCTCGGGGAAGCTGTACCTCATCGGCATTGCGGCCATCGTGGTTGCTGTGATCATG ATCTTCGAGATGATCCTGAGCATGGTGCTCTGCTGTGGCATCCGGAACAGCTCCGTGTACTGA